One Hyla sarda isolate aHylSar1 chromosome 11, aHylSar1.hap1, whole genome shotgun sequence genomic window carries:
- the MCL1 gene encoding induced myeloid leukemia cell differentiation protein Mcl-1, whose translation MMNPATIRKPASIMPFLYSAGGLLPKDGQVVPYTEQPEKEGWERRLQLQGYNTDGSLPSSQSELDEDEDMESVSRGSTSPPLTPNSSCAPDPLVVETRALLNTMYKEWAGDKKVDGDSPKALPTLRRLGSELNDKHRMAFQGMLQKLSIQRHEDIQKLSEVPSMVFSDGITNWGRIVTLISFGAFVAKHLKSIHMENCIGPLADSFTDYLMTHKRQWIIDHNGWDGCVEFFHVEDYESGLRTVLMAFAGVAGLGASLAYMIR comes from the exons ATGATGAACCCTGCGACCATTCGGAAACCCGCCAGCATTATGCCCTTCCTGTACTCCGCCGGCGGCCTGCTTCCTAAGGACGGACAGGTGGTACCGTATACCGAGCAGCCGGAGAAGGAGGGCTGGGAGCGGCGGCTGCAGCTGCAGGGGTATAACACGGACGGCTCGTTACCGTCATCACAGTCTGAACTGGACGAGGATGAGGACATGGAGTCTGTCTCCCGGGGATCCACCTCTCCTCCGCTCACCCCCAACTCCTCGTGCGCCCCCGACCCCCTCGTGGTGGAGACCCGCGCGCTGCTGAACACTATGTACAAGGAATGGGCCGGAGACAAGAAGGTGGACGGCGACAGCCCGAAGGCCCTGCCCACGCTACGGAGACTAGGGAGCGAGCTCAACGACAAGCACCGGATGGCCTTCCAAG gTATGTTACAGAAGTTGTCTATACAACGTCATGAAGACATCCAGAAACTTTCTGAAGTTCCATCTATGGTCTTTAGTGATGGGATTACGAACTGGGGCCGTATTGTTACCCTCATAAGCTTTGGTGCTTTTGTCGCAAAACATTTGAAAAGCATACACATGGAAAACTGTATTGGCCCGCTAGCGGACAGCTTCACCGATTATCTCATGACCCACAAAAGACAGTGGATAATAGATCACAATGGCTGG GATGGCTGTGTTGAATTCTTCCACGTTGAGGACTATGAAAGTGGTCTAAGAACTGTGTTGATGGCCTTTGCTGGTGTTGCTGGTCTTGGAGCAAGTCTGGCTTATATGATCCGGTGA